In Streptomyces sp. HUAS ZL42, the DNA window CTGGTAGGTCCTCGTCCAGGTCGCCCCGCAGCGGCAGGAGGAGTGCTCCACGAGCTCACCGCGCTCGGTGACTCCCAGACCCCGATTGATGCGGACATGTACATGCTCGGACATGGGCGGACTTCCTCTCCGGGAGCCGGCCGACCGCGCGACAGGCTGAAAGCCACATCCTCTGCACAGAGGGCGAAGCTCGCATAGGAGCCGCGTCACATCCTGCGGGCGCAGACAGGTTCGCCTGCCGAACCCCTACGCGCCTACGAAACGCCCGACCCCGCATGAGGAGCACCCGCGCCGAGACAGTGACGACCCACCTGCGGCAATGGACGCCGTTCGCTCTGTCCGTGCGGCGCGACGAGGGTTGGCCGACGGCCGAGGAAGGTGTTCCGCGGCACGGGTGGCGCCATCAGGTGTGACGAGCGACGCTCGGTGTGTGGGCGAACACCGAGCCACGCTCGGACCGGCCGCCGTCGCTTGCGCCGCGGTCGCTTCGACGCTGCACGGGCTGGTCGTGCAGCCGAGGATGCTGACCTGGGGCGCGACTCGCGGAGACGCTCCGCGTTCCCGTCCCGGGGAAGAGCTCATCCCCGGTGGCGACGGCAACTCGACCATGGCCACGACTCTGCCCGCGCCGCCCTCTGAGGCCTGGCCGTGGGACCGGCTGGACAACAGTGGACGACCGAGCGCGGATCGCGTCGTCGCCCGGTGGCAGGTCCTGCAGCCGGGACAGCGGCGTGCCTCGGTGCCCAGGGCCCGCGCCTGGTTCACCGTCGCCGTCCTCGAACCGGAACGGACCCTGGTGCTGCGGAGCAACACGCGCCTACCGTTCGGCAGCCCGTTCGACCCGTCCCATGGAACGGCGCCTGTGGCGTCCGTCAGTTCGGTCTGGGGCTTCCACCTCGAACCGGCCGGCGCCGACACCGCCTCGTCGTCCGCACGCACGGTCGAAGCCGCCCGCGCGTGCTCACGAGGCCGATTGACTCGTCGTTCCGGAAACCGGCCCACTTCATCATGCAGACCCGCCAGTTCCGCAACCTGCGCGCGAGACTCGCCCCGTCCGCGTGAACACCTGCTCCCGGGAGGCCGAGATGAGTGCCGACTCGACCGTCGGCGATTCCGCCGGTGAACCGCTGCTGCTGGACGGCGTGCTGCCCGAGTTCGGGTTCTCCCGCCTCGAATCCGTGGCGATTGCCGCGGCACCACCCGTCGCCTACGAGGCAGCGCGCGGGCTGGACCTGCTCGCCATCCACTCCCCACTCCTCAACGCGGCCGTGTGGGCGCGCGGACTGCCGGAACGGCTCCGCGGCCGATCCAAGCCGACCCCGCCGTCCCTGCGGGTGGCCGACCTGTTCGACGCCACCGGCGATGCGTGGGAGGGGCAGCCCTGGGTGGCGCTGGGCGAAAATCCGGGACGTGAACTCGTCTTCGGGGCGGTCGGGAAGCCGTGGCAGGCCTCGATCGAGTGGCGGCGGGTCGAGCCGGAACACTTCACGTCGTTCGACGAGGCCGGGTGGGCGAAGATGGCGGCCGCCTTCGTTGTCCATCCATACGGCGCCCAGCGGTCCCTGCTCACCTACGAGACGCGCACCGCGTGCACCGACCCGGCATCCACCGCCCGCTTCGACCACTACTGGACACTCGTTTCCCCCGGCATCGGCGTCGTTCTGCGCGGCGCGCTCCGAGCGGTCAGGGCGGCCGCGGAGCACGTGTCCATGCGGCCCGGCTCGTACTCCAGGGGCAGATCGTGATCGTCATGCCGTGGCGGCCTGCCGGTCGGAGGGTGGACGTGCTTGCATCGGATGGGCATTGCTGGATCGGCGATTGGGCGGTGTCGGCCGTCGCTCGGCCGGTCACGGCGCGGAAGGGCGGGCGGTGAGGCCCGTGTCACGCGATGAGATCGAGATGAGGACGAAGGTCGATGAGGTCCTCAACCGCTGGCCCACCGCCGGCCTTGCGGTCGGGGTCGTACGGGACGGATCCCTGGCGTGGTTCCTCGACGAAGTCGGCGGACATCGGACCGTGGCTCACGACGCGATATGGGGGCGGTGCTGCTCAGGAGGTCTCACCTCCGCCGGTCGTGGCAGGAGCAGCCGCAGCGGCACACCAGCAGCACGCCCCGAGCATGCGGCAGGGGCACGTCCTGTGTCTGGGTGCACGCGCGGTGCAGATCCGTGTAGCCCGGCTGGCGGGCGAGCATGCACTCGTCCGAGACCGGCGGCCCGTCAGCGGCGGTGGACACGCTCACGGCGCATCGCCGCACCTGTGGACGGTTGTTGCCTGAGCCCCACCCACCGATCGCCGCTCGGCCGCGGTAGCGGGCCGCAGAGCACCGTGCGCGTCCCATTCCCGTCCGCCGCCCGGGGGTTTGAGCTGCCAGTACGGGCCAATCTTGTCCATCACCCGGCCGATCTTGCGCATGTCGCCATCCCATACGAGATCGCCGATGCGGGGCGTGTAGCTGTTCATGCGCAATCCTCCCCGGACGGCCTGGGCCGGCCAGAGGGCGACAGCGGTGCGCGCCTGGCCGGAGACGATCAGGAGGAGGGCGAGGTGGTATCCGCCCCCCCAGCAGCGGCAGCGCGATGTGTGCCGCCGGTGCTTACCGCAGAGTGTCGACTGCTGCTGTCACGCCCGTGGTGTCCGGCCTTTGCTGCGCGGTTGCCATGAACTCAGCCTCAGTGCGCCCTGGTTGAGAGGGACGCCGGTATGCGGGGTTATTTACGCGGCACCGCTCGGCGCGAGCAGGCGCTCGACGAGCCAGACGAAGCCGATGGCGCCGACGACGGCGGCTGCGCCGGCGTGGGCAGTTTTCGACCAGGAATACCGGCGGGCCAGCAGGAGCAGCGGGAAGACGAGCAGGACGATGGTGAGTTGTCCGAGTTCGATGCCGAGGTTGAAGCTCAGCAGCGAGACGAGCAGGTGGCCACTGAAGTGGTCGGTGAAGTTGAGGGCTCCGGCGAAGCCCAGTCCGTGCAGCAGGCCGAAGCCGAACACGACGAGGGTGCGGTGCCGGGACTCGCCGCGCGCGATGTGCTCGACTGCGACGTAGACGATGGACAGGGCGATCAGGGGTTCGACGATCTGCGCGGGAACGTCGACCCAGCCGAGTACGGCCAGGGCGAGGGTGACGCTGTGGGCGAGGGTGAAGCTGGTGGCGAGCCTGACGACGCTGCGCCATCCTCCCGCGCCGAGCAGGAGGAGCACCAGGAAGAGCACGTGGTCGACGCCGAACAGGATGTGTTTCAGCCCCATGGATACGAAACGGCCCGTCGACGAGGAAACGTCCGTCTCGCCGGCCTGCGGTTGGTGTGGGCCGGCGTAGGCGGCGTGGCGTTGGCCGACGCGCAGTTCACGGTGGCCGGCGTCGAAGACGTCGCTGCCGCCGGCACCGCCGAGTTCGTAGTCGACCATGTTGGTGTGCTCGGCGCCGATGGCGGCTGTATCGGAGAACACCTCGTAGCGCACGGTGAACTCGCCGCGCCCGGAGCCCGGGCAGCGGTGGGTCAGGAGCAGGCGGGCGTAGAGGAACTGCTGCCGCTTGGTGATTGCTGTGTCGTGGAGTGTGGCGGCACAGGGGGCGTCGTCGAGGGCGACGGTCAGGTGGTCGGCGAGGTATGACGCGAGCGGCGCGCGGTGGGAGTCGAGGAATGCCTCGCGTTCGGCGTCCGTCGCTCCACGCGGGAGCTCACCGAGGCCTGCGGCCTTGGTGAGCTTGTCGTAGTCCACCTCCAGTTTGTAGTGCACCAGTGCCCCGTCCTGGCGGATCGTGGAGGTGCCGTCGGTCGTCGGGACGTGCGCCGAGGCGGCCGGAGCCGTCAGCGAGACCAGGACTGCGGCGAGAACCGCACCTCCCAGCATGACCAGAAGCGCGCGGATCGTTCTGCCGGGGATACCTCGAGAGCCTTGCGGCGAAGCCCAGAGCGTCATGCCGAGGAACAAAGCCACTCCAGGGCGGGGAGGGCGTGGCCCCACCATTTCCCCGCTGTGACGCCGAGTTGAATTCTTGGCCGCCCGTGCCGTGGGGCGGCCCTCCGACGGGGCAACCGGCTGGCGACGACTCCTCTTTGACGGACAGTCGGCACGCCTGTTCGGACAGCGACGATACGCCATCTGTCGCACGTCCAACGTTCATTTGCTCACCGTGGTCGTCGCCCACAGCGGACTCATAGGTTCCACACCGCCCCCCGCACCGAGCCTCAACCTTCACTCCAGAAGGGATCACGTGATGGGCACCCGCCACATCCGAAGAGCATCGATGGCAACCGCAGCAGTCGCCACCACCACTGCCGCCGTCGCGACTCTGCTCACGACCGCTCCCACGGCCACAGCGGCTACCACGACCTTCACGCCGACCGCCGACACCTACGTGCAGGACAGCACCCCGTCGACGAACTACGGCACCTCGTCGCAGTTCACCGTGGACAACTCGCCGGTGCGCCAGTCGTTTTTGAAGTTCACCGTCAGCGGCCTCACCGAGGCCGTCACCAGCGCCAAGCTGCGCATCCGCGTCACCAGCAGCGGCAACAGCACCAACGGCGGCATGTGGAAGTCGATGACTGACACCACCTGGACCGAGACCGGCGTCACCTGGAACAACAAGCCGGTCATCGGCGGCGCCACTCTCGCATCGCTCGGCTCGGTGGCCAACGACCAGTGGGTCGAGATCGACGTGACCTCGGTGGTGACCAGCAACGGCACGTTCAGCTTCGGTGGCACCTCCACCAGCTCCAACGGCGCGTACTACGACTCTCGTGAGTCCGGCGCCGACGCTCCGCAGTTGGTGATCAACAGCGGCACCGCCCCGTCACCCACGCCCACGACGTCGACGCCGCCGCCGTCCGGTGACCCGGTGCTGGTCGGCGCCGGTGACATCGCCAACTGCGGCGTCGGGGGTGACGAGGCCACGGCCAACCTGCTGGACGGCATCACCGGTACCGTCATGGCCATCGGTGACACCGCCTACCCGGACGGCACGGCCTCCGACTTCACCAACTGCTACGACCCATCCTGGGGCCGGTTCAAGGCCCGCACCAAGCCTGCCACCGGCAACCACGAGTACCACACCACAGGTGCGTCGGGGTACTTCAACTACTTCGGTGCTTCGGCGGGAGACCCGACCAAGGGCTACTACTCCTTCGACCTGGGCAACTGGCACGTTGTTGCGCTCAACTCCAACTGCTCGATCGTGTCCTGCGCGGCCGGCTCGGCGCAGGAGCAGTGGCTGCGCAGCGACCTTGCGGCCAGCACCAAGCAGTGCACCGTGGCCTACTGGCACCACCCGCGCTACACCTCCGGCTCCAGCCACGGCCCGAACACCTCGGTGAAGCCCCTGTACCAGGCGCTGTATGACAACAACGCCGAGGTCATCGTGACCGGGCACAACCACAACTACGAGCGGTTCGCCCCCATGGATGCCAATGGCGCCACGGACAGCACCCGCGGCATCCGGCAGTTCGTCGCCGGCATGGGCGGCACCGGCCTGGGCGGCTTCGGCACGATCCAGCCCAACAGCGAGGTCCGCAACAGCAGCACCTGGGGCGTGCTGAAGCTGACCCTGCACGCGGGCAGCTATGACTGGCAGTTCGTCCCCGAGGCGGGCAAGACGTTCACCGACAGCGGCACCAACACCTGCCACTGACCGGCACTTCAGTGAAGGGGTGCCCTCCCCGGCCGGGGAGGGCACCACCGCCCGGCAGCCGGCTCAAGAGCCCCGCTCCTGTCTCCGCCCGAAAGGTCCGCCCGCATGTATCTGTCCTCGATCGACAGGCCCGCCTCCGATGCCACCCCGGCCACAGACCGCTCCCGCCTGCGCGGGCTCACGATGGTCGGCGGCAACGTGTTCGCGCTCGGCACGGTCAGCCTGCTGACCGACATCTCCGCCGAAATGGTCACCGCGATCCTGCCGGTGTATCTGGTGTTCGGTCTGTCCATGAGCCCGCTGGCCTACGGCATGATCGACGGGATCTACACCGGAGCCACCGCGCTGCTGCGGCTGGTGGGCGGGTACGTCGCGGACCGGGTCCGCAAACCCAAAGCAGTGGCGGGCATCGGATACGCGATGTCGGCGCTGGCCAAGCTGGGGCTGCTCGCGGTCGGCCGCTCGGCCGGCGCGATCGGGCTGGTGATCGCCGTCGACCGGGCCGGAAAGGGACTGCGCACCGCGCCGCGGGACGCTCTGATCACCCTGTCCGCCCCGCCGCAGGCCCTGGGGCGCGCGTTCGGCGTGCACCGGACCATGGACAGTATCGGCGCATTCCTCGGCCCGATCGCCGCCCTCGCCGTACTGGCAGCCACCAGCCAGGCCATCGACGCCGTCCTGGTCACCAGCTTCTGCATCGCCACGCTCGGCGTGCTCATTGTCGTACTCTTCGTCCGGGACCGACACGACGAACGCCTGCCCACCGCCGTGATCTCCCCGCGACAGGCCCTGGCACTGCTGCGGGCCGCGCCGGTACGGCGGCTGCTCATCGCGGCCTGCCTGCTCGGCTTCGCCGTCATCGGCGACGGCTTCGTCTACCTCCTCCTGCAACGCCGCCAGGAGATGTCCATCGGCAGCTTCCCCCTGCTCGCGGTCGGCACCAGCCTGGCCTATCTCCTGCTGGCGATCCCCATCGGGGCGCTGGCCGACCGGATCGGCCGCGCGCCCATCGTGCTCGGCGGCTATACAGCCCTGGTCATCGTCTACCTGCTCCTGTTCGGCCCCCTGCGCGGCTGGCCGCTTGTGGCACTGGTGCTGCTGCTGTACGGCGTCTTCTACGCGGCGACCGACGGTGTCCTGATGGCGCTGGCAGGTCCGGTGCTGCCCGAACACCTGCGCACTACCGGCATCGCGCTGGTCCAGACCGGACAGGCCCTCGCCTACCTCGCCTCCTCCGTCCTGTTCGGACTCGCCTGGCAGCTGTGGGGCCCGGTCACCGCCACCCGGTGCGCCGCCGCCATCGCCGTACTGGCCGTCGTGGCCACGGCCTTCCTTCTGATCAACCGATCCACCACCCCTACCGACACCGAGGTGACCGTATGAGCGGGCAGTCCACGATCGACACCATGACGCCGCAGCCGAGCCCCCCGCCCGCCCCGCGCCGCCTCGGGCACACGGCTCGCATCGCCACCACGGTGGCCGCCACCCTCGCACTCGCCGGCATCGCGATCGGCTACACCCAGCTCAGCCCATCGGCCAAGACCCCCGACACGCCCGCCACCTCCGAGGCGGTGTCGCTGGCGCCGGGCCCGCGGCTGCTGACCCTGACCAGCACCGGGCAGGTGACCACCGTCGACAAGGACAACCCCGGCGGCGACCGCGCGGTGTCGAAGACCAAATGCGATCGCATCTACGCCGCCGTGCGAACGGTGGCCTGCCTCTACGCCGACGGGGTACTCGGCACCGTCACGATGCGCATCCTCGACACAAACCTCAGGGAACGCAAAGCCATCGAGGTCAGCGGCGTCCCCAACCGGGTCCGCGTCTCGGCCAGCGGCCGCATGGTGTCCTGGACCGCCTTCGTCGGCGGCGACAGCTACGCCACCCTCAACTTCGCCACTCGCACCGGGATCTACGACACCAAGACGAAAACCCTGTTCAAGACACTGGAAACGTTCTCCGTCGTCAAGGACGGCAAGCCGTATCAGTCGGTCGACGTCAACTACTGGGGAGTGACGTTCACCGACGACGACAACACCTTCTACGCGACCATGTACACCAAGGGCCACCGCTACCTGGTCCAGGGCGACTTCGCCGCCCGCACCGTCCGCACCCTGCGCGACCGCTTCGAATGCCCCTCGCTCTCGCCCGACGGAACCCGGATCGCGTTCAAATCACCGATCAACGGCGACTCGACCAAAGGCTGGCGGCTCTCCGTGCTCAACCTCGCCACCAGCCGGATCACCCAAACGGCCGAGACCCGCAGTGTGGACGACCAGGCGGCCTGGCTGGACAACTCCACCCTCGCCTACGCTCAGCAGCACGACGACGGCACCAAAGACCTCTGGGCCGTCCCCGCCGACGGTTCCGGCAAGCCGAAGCTGCTGCTGCAAAACGCCCACTCCCCGGCCGCGCTCGGCTGATCACCCCTATGGGACAGGCCCGAAAGCACACGGGCGCCCGTGATCCACGGCGACAAAGTCACCTCGGGGGAGCCGGCAGGACAGAGCACCTGGGGTGCCAAGGATCCCGGCGGCGGCCACCAGGTGACTCCGGCGCGGGGGCTTCCCGTTCCGCCCGGCGCCGCGGACGGAGCTTCTCCGCTCGCCTTCGGGTTCGCTGCG includes these proteins:
- a CDS encoding DNRLRE domain-containing protein; protein product: MATAAVATTTAAVATLLTTAPTATAATTTFTPTADTYVQDSTPSTNYGTSSQFTVDNSPVRQSFLKFTVSGLTEAVTSAKLRIRVTSSGNSTNGGMWKSMTDTTWTETGVTWNNKPVIGGATLASLGSVANDQWVEIDVTSVVTSNGTFSFGGTSTSSNGAYYDSRESGADAPQLVINSGTAPSPTPTTSTPPPSGDPVLVGAGDIANCGVGGDEATANLLDGITGTVMAIGDTAYPDGTASDFTNCYDPSWGRFKARTKPATGNHEYHTTGASGYFNYFGASAGDPTKGYYSFDLGNWHVVALNSNCSIVSCAAGSAQEQWLRSDLAASTKQCTVAYWHHPRYTSGSSHGPNTSVKPLYQALYDNNAEVIVTGHNHNYERFAPMDANGATDSTRGIRQFVAGMGGTGLGGFGTIQPNSEVRNSSTWGVLKLTLHAGSYDWQFVPEAGKTFTDSGTNTCH
- a CDS encoding HupE/UreJ family protein, with the protein product MLGGAVLAAVLVSLTAPAASAHVPTTDGTSTIRQDGALVHYKLEVDYDKLTKAAGLGELPRGATDAEREAFLDSHRAPLASYLADHLTVALDDAPCAATLHDTAITKRQQFLYARLLLTHRCPGSGRGEFTVRYEVFSDTAAIGAEHTNMVDYELGGAGGSDVFDAGHRELRVGQRHAAYAGPHQPQAGETDVSSSTGRFVSMGLKHILFGVDHVLFLVLLLLGAGGWRSVVRLATSFTLAHSVTLALAVLGWVDVPAQIVEPLIALSIVYVAVEHIARGESRHRTLVVFGFGLLHGLGFAGALNFTDHFSGHLLVSLLSFNLGIELGQLTIVLLVFPLLLLARRYSWSKTAHAGAAAVVGAIGFVWLVERLLAPSGAA
- a CDS encoding MFS transporter → MYLSSIDRPASDATPATDRSRLRGLTMVGGNVFALGTVSLLTDISAEMVTAILPVYLVFGLSMSPLAYGMIDGIYTGATALLRLVGGYVADRVRKPKAVAGIGYAMSALAKLGLLAVGRSAGAIGLVIAVDRAGKGLRTAPRDALITLSAPPQALGRAFGVHRTMDSIGAFLGPIAALAVLAATSQAIDAVLVTSFCIATLGVLIVVLFVRDRHDERLPTAVISPRQALALLRAAPVRRLLIAACLLGFAVIGDGFVYLLLQRRQEMSIGSFPLLAVGTSLAYLLLAIPIGALADRIGRAPIVLGGYTALVIVYLLLFGPLRGWPLVALVLLLYGVFYAATDGVLMALAGPVLPEHLRTTGIALVQTGQALAYLASSVLFGLAWQLWGPVTATRCAAAIAVLAVVATAFLLINRSTTPTDTEVTV